Proteins encoded by one window of Thermodesulfobacteriota bacterium:
- the trxB gene encoding thioredoxin-disulfide reductase produces MNTNHTQKMDALTGGSERAFIAQLKAVFEKMSHEIPLYMFAEQGQDDDFLRASRQMVRAFRELTDKITFREFSLDHKLAKKWKVTASPTLLIAPETYDIRWLGAPVGEEGRTFLETLILVGFQRSDVNDQARKVIQNINSRRKIKVFVSPTCPYCPQQAVNAVRAAVEKPELISLEIIDIQANPEIADQYSAQSVPQTFANETLIGMGAQTEEIFALSLQKLEPQTVFIPDSDAELVKTDLVIVGGGPAGLTAGIYAKRSGLNTAIIEGQALGGQMALTPVVENYPGFTHVGGKALVDIMVTHALEYAKIFQQEKVVDIQPGDPIVVTTSQRKFHTRAVLLATGASHKQLGVPGESRLSGKGVSYCSTCDGPLFKDKKVIMVGGGNSAATEALHLHHMGVDVTLVHRRDKLRAQEVLAKNLADNQIPILWNSEIKEIRGDQRVEEVSLFNNRTKEISTLKTDGVFLAIGYTPSVELAQKTGVALTENGYIQRDARHRTNIPGIYSAGDVEGGYKQIVTAAGQGSEAAMSIFEDLINPYWQDKLAQNL; encoded by the coding sequence ATGAACACAAATCATACTCAAAAAATGGATGCACTGACAGGCGGATCGGAAAGAGCGTTTATTGCACAACTCAAAGCGGTTTTTGAAAAAATGTCCCATGAAATTCCGTTATATATGTTTGCGGAACAGGGACAAGACGATGATTTTCTTCGGGCAAGCCGTCAGATGGTGAGAGCTTTTCGGGAACTGACCGATAAAATAACTTTCAGAGAATTCTCTCTGGATCATAAATTGGCAAAGAAATGGAAAGTTACCGCATCACCCACCCTGTTAATTGCACCGGAAACCTATGACATACGCTGGCTGGGTGCGCCCGTGGGTGAAGAAGGTCGCACTTTTTTAGAAACTTTGATTTTGGTGGGGTTCCAACGAAGCGACGTCAACGATCAGGCCCGAAAAGTGATTCAAAATATCAATTCCAGGCGGAAAATAAAAGTGTTTGTGAGTCCCACTTGCCCCTATTGCCCTCAGCAGGCGGTGAACGCCGTGCGTGCGGCCGTTGAAAAACCCGAGCTGATTTCATTGGAAATTATTGATATTCAGGCCAATCCTGAAATTGCCGATCAATACTCCGCCCAAAGCGTCCCCCAAACTTTTGCCAATGAAACACTTATCGGTATGGGCGCACAGACTGAAGAGATTTTTGCGTTATCGTTGCAAAAACTGGAACCGCAAACTGTGTTTATTCCGGATAGTGACGCGGAATTGGTGAAAACCGACCTGGTTATCGTGGGCGGCGGTCCTGCCGGATTAACCGCCGGTATTTATGCCAAACGAAGCGGTTTGAACACCGCCATCATCGAAGGCCAGGCCCTGGGTGGTCAGATGGCACTAACCCCGGTAGTGGAAAACTATCCCGGTTTCACCCATGTGGGTGGTAAAGCCCTGGTCGATATCATGGTGACCCATGCCCTGGAATATGCGAAGATTTTTCAACAGGAAAAAGTAGTTGATATTCAACCCGGAGATCCTATTGTGGTGACTACCAGCCAACGAAAATTTCATACCCGAGCTGTGCTGTTGGCCACCGGAGCCTCTCATAAACAGCTGGGTGTTCCCGGTGAGTCCCGACTTTCCGGCAAAGGGGTCTCATACTGCAGCACCTGTGACGGCCCTTTGTTTAAAGATAAAAAAGTCATCATGGTCGGTGGCGGCAACAGTGCAGCTACCGAAGCCCTGCATTTGCATCATATGGGTGTTGATGTCACGCTGGTTCACCGGCGCGACAAACTCCGCGCCCAGGAAGTGTTGGCCAAAAATCTGGCCGATAACCAAATCCCCATTCTCTGGAATAGCGAAATCAAAGAAATCCGTGGAGACCAACGGGTAGAAGAAGTCTCCTTATTCAATAACCGGACAAAAGAAATCTCAACTCTGAAAACGGATGGGGTGTTTCTGGCCATTGGTTATACCCCGTCGGTTGAGTTGGCACAAAAAACCGGGGTGGCTCTTACCGAAAACGGCTATATTCAACGAGATGCCAGACATCGTACCAATATTCCCGGCATCTATTCCGCCGGTGATGTGGAAGGCGGCTACAAGCAGATCGTCACCGCCGCCGGGCAAGGGTCCGAGGCAGCCATGAGTATCTTCGAGGATTTGATCAATCCCTACTGGCAGGATAAACTGGCCCAGAATTTGTGA
- a CDS encoding enoyl-CoA hydratase-related protein has product MNESDNKMVLVKKKDHIGFLTLNNPEKRNALSPELLMDVYQNLEEFSKNDDVRCLVIKGSGNKVFSSGYDIGAIPVSLLPDHKQKTPDILLKVLDSVKNFAYPTIAMLNGHAFGAGFNLCACCDIRIAADNVKLGMTPARIGVGYPPEGIQQFIEAFGIARTKEIFFTANTFQGKALLNKGLVDYLIPKADLEEFTHAYARKITRNAPLSLKCIKNIISMFENDLALNQKNIEKADRLMQKCFQSDDLKEGQAAFLEKRVPKFTGK; this is encoded by the coding sequence ATGAATGAATCTGACAATAAAATGGTCTTGGTGAAAAAAAAAGACCATATTGGTTTTTTAACACTTAATAATCCGGAAAAACGCAATGCACTTTCCCCCGAACTGCTCATGGATGTTTATCAAAACCTGGAAGAATTTTCAAAAAATGATGATGTCCGGTGCCTGGTGATAAAGGGTTCAGGAAACAAGGTATTTTCCTCGGGTTATGATATTGGTGCCATTCCTGTGAGCCTGCTTCCCGATCACAAGCAAAAAACTCCAGACATTTTGCTTAAGGTGTTAGACTCTGTTAAAAATTTTGCTTATCCCACCATAGCCATGCTGAACGGGCATGCATTTGGAGCAGGGTTTAATCTTTGTGCGTGCTGCGACATTCGAATCGCAGCAGATAATGTTAAACTTGGAATGACGCCGGCCAGAATCGGTGTGGGTTATCCCCCGGAAGGCATACAGCAATTTATCGAAGCTTTCGGGATTGCCAGAACAAAGGAAATCTTTTTTACCGCCAATACCTTTCAGGGCAAAGCACTCCTTAATAAAGGACTGGTGGATTATTTGATTCCAAAAGCGGATCTTGAAGAATTCACCCATGCATATGCCCGAAAGATCACCCGGAATGCACCGCTTTCATTAAAGTGCATTAAAAATATTATTTCCATGTTTGAAAATGATTTGGCACTGAATCAGAAAAATATTGAGAAGGCTGATCGATTGATGCAAAAATGCTTTCAAAGTGATGACTTAAAAGAAGGACAGGCTGCGTTCCTGGAAAAAAGAGTCCCTAAGTTTACCGGGAAATAA
- a CDS encoding lipocalin-like domain-containing protein produces the protein MKNNVFQIKIITILAVSIILIVCCPLTFSADQTFLPITSARAEESTYYRVTRPCNLSFPDDHGMHPGYRTEWWYYTGNLKAHTGEKFGFQMTIFRSQISPPGAEKNWPSPASQWRSQNIFLGHAAVSNLTAHQHIFDEQWSREMDGIAGVSQNESGTTRIYLNKWSIMIDEKRHNVRVQSNQFAFDLKMRSLKPAVLHGDQGYSRKGELDESASCYYSFSRLMTDGTLVYKDQTYTVSGYSWMDHEFSTAPLQKNIIGWDWFSLQFSDNTELMVFLLRQAEKSHHPASSGSYIYADGTKKHLTHKDFNIKVLDTWKSPQSGAGYPSKWQLSISDMDMEITLASNIKNQEMMTSESTDVIYWEGSVAINGHKGPQGISGFGYVELTGYNQKFDAPL, from the coding sequence ATGAAAAATAACGTATTTCAAATAAAAATCATTACAATATTAGCCGTTTCTATAATTTTGATTGTCTGCTGTCCCTTGACGTTTTCAGCAGACCAGACGTTTCTTCCTATCACATCCGCCAGAGCCGAGGAGTCAACCTATTACCGTGTCACCAGACCCTGCAATTTATCTTTTCCAGATGATCACGGTATGCACCCAGGTTATCGCACCGAATGGTGGTACTATACCGGGAATCTAAAGGCACATACAGGAGAAAAATTTGGTTTTCAGATGACGATTTTTCGATCTCAGATCAGCCCGCCTGGAGCTGAAAAAAACTGGCCCAGCCCCGCATCGCAGTGGCGATCACAGAACATCTTTCTCGGCCATGCTGCTGTTTCGAACCTCACCGCCCATCAGCATATTTTCGACGAACAATGGAGCAGGGAAATGGATGGCATCGCAGGGGTGAGTCAAAATGAATCTGGAACTACTCGAATTTACTTGAATAAATGGTCAATTATGATCGATGAAAAACGACACAACGTTCGGGTCCAATCCAATCAGTTTGCGTTTGATCTGAAAATGAGGTCATTAAAACCAGCTGTTTTACACGGAGACCAGGGTTATAGCCGTAAAGGTGAACTTGATGAAAGCGCCAGCTGTTATTATTCCTTTTCAAGACTGATGACTGATGGAACTCTGGTTTACAAAGATCAAACGTATACCGTTTCCGGATACAGTTGGATGGATCACGAATTCAGCACGGCTCCTTTGCAGAAAAATATAATTGGTTGGGATTGGTTCAGTCTCCAGTTTTCAGACAATACTGAACTGATGGTTTTTTTGTTGCGACAAGCAGAGAAATCACATCATCCTGCTTCCAGCGGGTCTTACATATATGCAGATGGTACCAAAAAACATCTAACTCATAAGGATTTTAACATCAAAGTGCTGGATACTTGGAAAAGTCCTCAATCCGGTGCAGGTTATCCTTCAAAGTGGCAACTATCCATATCAGATATGGATATGGAAATAACTCTCGCATCAAATATCAAAAACCAGGAAATGATGACCAGCGAAAGCACTGATGTGATATACTGGGAAGGAAGCGTTGCCATCAATGGCCATAAGGGACCGCAAGGCATTTCCGGATTTGGCTATGTTGAGTTAACCGGATATAACCAAAAATTCGATGCACCGCTTTGA